A portion of the Manihot esculenta cultivar AM560-2 chromosome 2, M.esculenta_v8, whole genome shotgun sequence genome contains these proteins:
- the LOC110603167 gene encoding probable serine/threonine-protein kinase PBL7, with amino-acid sequence MGFFQSSCTDTAEPPNSIIALRTPSSTDTDQYRDHNELKLRTLLRKMVWELGLPCFLPNGSNKSNKSSKIRNANLEHNKAWLLAESGGCAGPELTNADPQSVHSSFRFSLCSQVELESMNMNSSAFATVLLVNLDNGLNETRAKELKWRRIQSLERNISPVANSLVRFSYSEILAATCNFSKGRVLGRGALSFVFRGRVGLLRTAVAIKRLDKKDNESPKAFCRELMIASSLHNPNIVPLVGFCIDPEEGLFLVYQFVSGGSLERHLHEKMRGGKGGSSLPWSVRYKVALGIAQAIAYLHNGTDRCVVHRDIKPSNILLSSKKIPKLCDFGLATWTSAPSVTFLCKTVKGTFGYLAPEYFQHGKVSDKTDVYAFGVVLLELITGRKPIEARRPPGEENLVLWAKPLLQKGKGAITELLDPHLKCTSRKTTQITQMIQAAAACISNEESRRPSITEIIAILRGEEEPIYYNKKKSKISGIIECYPQKQETKSEMSNHLALAMLGVSEFEDDDHLCCR; translated from the exons ATGGGTTTCTTTCAAAGCAGTTGTACAGACACAGCGGAGCCTCCAAATAGCATAATAGCTCTGCGCACTCCTTCCTCCACAGACACAGATCAGTACCGTGACCATAATGAGCTCAAGCTAAGAACCCTTTTGAGAAAGATGGTTTGGGAACTTGGCTTGCCCTGTTTTCTCCCAAATGGAAGCAACAAAAGCAACAAGAGCAGCAAAATCAGGAATGCTAATTTGGAGCACAATAAGGCATGGTTACTGGCAGAATCTGGTGGATGTGCTGGTCCGGAGTTAACAAATGCTGATCCACAATCAGTTCACTCTTCTTTCAGGTTCAGTTTGTGCTCTCAGGTCGAGCTCGAGTCAATGAACATGAATTCTTCAGCGTTTGCAACTGTTTTGTTGGTGAATCTGGATAATGGATTGAACGAGACTAGAGCTAAAGAACTCAAATGGAGGAGAATTCAGTCTCTGGAGAGGAATATCTCCCCGGTGGCAAATTCTTTGGTCAGATTTAGTTATAGCGAAATTCTTGCTGCTACCTGTAATTTCTCAAAGG GTAGAGTTTTGGGAAGAGGAGCTTTGAGCTTTGTTTTTAGGGGTAGAGTTGGATTATTGCGGACGGCTGTAGCTATTAAGAGATTAGACAAGAAAGACAACGAATCTCCGAAAGCTTTTTGTAGAGAATTGATGATTGCTAGCTCTCTTCATAATCCAAATATTGTGCCCCTTGTTGGGTTTTGTATTGATCCGGAGGAGGGTTTGTTCTTGGTTTACCAGTTTGTCTCAGGTGGAAGCTTGGAGCGCCATTTGCATG AAAAGATGAGAGGAGGAAAGGGTGGTTCATCACTTCCTTGGTCGGTGAGGTACAAGGTGGCACTGGGAATTGCGCAGGCAATTGCATATTTGCATAATGGAACAGATAGATGTGTTGTTCACAGGGATATTAAACCCTCAAATATACTCCTTTCTTCCAAGAAAATACCTAAG TTGTGTGATTTTGGATTGGCTACTTGGACCTCTGCACCCTCAGTAACCTTCCTTTGCAAAACTGTCAAGGGAACATTTGG TTACCTAGCCCCTGAGTACTTCCAGCATGGGAAAGTATCTGATAAGACTGATGTTTATGCTTTCGGAGTGGTCCTTTTGGAACTAATAACAGGAAGGAAACCAATTGAAGCAAGAAGACCTCCGGGGGAAGAGAATTTGGTACTCTGG GCCAAACCTTTATTGCAGAAGGGAAAAGGAGCCATTACAGAGTTGCTTGACCCACATCTTAAATGCACTTCGAGAAAGACGACACAAATTACCCAGATGATTCAAGCAGCTGCTGCATGTATAAGTAATGAGGAATCTCGAAGGCCAAGCATCACTGAAATTATTGCTATACTGAGAGGTGAAGAGGAGCCAATTTACTACAATAAGAAGAAATCCAAAATTTCCGGAATTATAGAGTGCTACCCTCAAAAACAAGAGACAAAAAGTGAGATGAGTAATCACTTAGCTTTGGCAATGCTAGGAGTTTCAGAGTTTGAAGATGATGATCACCTTTGTTGTCGATGA
- the LOC110604436 gene encoding probable fructokinase-6, chloroplastic: MALHSSAFCFAGVALHSRHSVNFRRGNVRAFVSLLLFSFPFLDAVSRVPISFLEIANAGERYFRMFILTENLLAICLNFLIWLFRCLFAVSIWGVLLVRDVVLVVNNQTFSSCFQLSAAVKFVVVSSNFYVVGKAFSDNGLNETKDSFLVVLFGEMLIHFVPTISGLSLAKAPAFKKAPGGAPANVAVGVARLGGCSAFIGKVGEDEFGYMLANILKENNVNNEGMLFDPGARTAFAFVTLRSDGECEFMFYCNPSADVLLREDELDFNMIRKAKIFHYGSVSLITEPCKLAHIAAAKAAKDAGVLLSYDPNLRLPLWSSAESAREGILSIWELADVIKISEEEISFLTKGEDPYDDAVVRKLFHPNLKMLLVTEGADGCRYYTKVMEFSGRVKGLKVDAVDTTGAGDAFWFMDIQVQGKIFMVVKILASFIWTLGPKSVENFNVIQSGFRITRELAHVFKNDTDGDGFISQQKFTDFATVNRGLTHGVAKI, from the exons ATGGCTCTTCACTCTAGTGCCTTTTGCTTCGCTGGTGTGGCTTTGCACTCTCGTCATTCGGTTAATTTCAGACGTGGGAATGTTAGAGCCTTtgtttctcttcttctcttctcattTCCATTCCTCGATGCAGTTTCCAGAGTACCTATCTCATTTCTTGAAATTGCAAATGCCG GGGAACGTTACTTTAGAATGTTCATTCTCACTGAAAATTTACTTGCCATTTGCTTGAATTTTTTGATCTGGTTGTTCCGTTGCCTTTTCGCTGTTTCTATATGGGGAGTTCTCCTTGTTAGGGATGTTGTACTTGTAG TTAACAATCAAAcattttcttcttgtttccAACTTTCTGCAGCTGTTAAATTTGTTGTGGTTTCTTCTAACTTTTATGTTGTAGGTAAAGCATTTTCAGATAATGGGTTAAATGAAACAAAAGATTCCTTCCTTGTGGTTCTTTTTGGGGAAATGCTAATACATTTTGTCCCAACCATCAGTGGCCTTTCATTGGCTAAAGCACCTGCATTTAAAAAGGCTCCAGGAGGTGCACCAGCAAATGTTGCAGTTGGTGTTGCTCGTCTTGGCGGTTGCTCTGCTTTTATTGGGAAG GTTGGTGAAGATGAATTTGGATACATGCTTGCCAATATTTTAAAGGAGAATAATGTGAACAATGAAGGGATGCTTTTTGATCCTGGTGCACGAACTGCTTTTGCATTTGTTACATTGAGAAGTGATGGAGAATGTGAGTTCATGTTTTACTGTAATCCAAGTGCTGATGTGTTGCTTCGTGAAGATGAACTTGATTTTAATATGATTAGGAAG gcaaaaatatttcattatggCTCTGTAAGTCTTATAACAGAGCCATGCAAGTTAGCGCACATTGCAGCAGCAAAAGCAGCAAAGGATGCTGGTGTCCTTCTGTCCTATGATCCTAACCTGAGGCTTCCACTGTGGTCGTCTGCTGAGAGTGCCAGAGAAGGCATTCTGAGCATTTGGGAACTTGCTGATGTAATTAA GATAAGTGAAGAAGAGATCTCTTTCTTAACTAAAGGGGAAGATCCATATGATGATGCTGTTGTTAGAAAACTATTCCATCCAAATCTTAAAATGCTTCTTGTCACCGAGGGTGCAGATGGTTGCAGGTATTACACGAAGGTAA TGGAATTCAGTGGAAGAGTGAAGGGCCTAAAGGTGGATGCTGTGGACACTACGGGTGCTGGGGATGCTTTT TGGTTTATGGACATCCAAGTGCAAGGCAAAATTTTCATGGTTGTAAAAATTCTGGCATCATTCATCTGGA CATTGGGACCAAAATCAGTTGAGAATTTTAACGTGATTCAATCCGGATTTCGCATTACACGCGAACTTGCTCACGTTTTTAAAAATGATACTGATGGTGATGGGTTCATATCACAACAGAAGTTCACAGATTTCGCCACAGTCAATCGTGGCCTAACGCATGGTGTAGCCAAAATTTAG
- the LOC110610005 gene encoding MLP-like protein 34 — protein sequence MAQLAQLSKLERQIGIKSSPDKFYGFFRNNMPRFPQMFQSNIKSFEIVGGGELKSGSVTRWKYCLDGSPLMGAKVKLEAIDDARKTMIFDVVEGDVLKMYKSFKAKVEIGADYVKWSLEYEKANNNIPDPDVYLDMAAKLSKGIDAHLSK from the exons ATGGCTCAGCTTGCTCAGCTCTCAAAGCTCGAGAGGCAGATAGGAATCAAGAGTTCTCCAGACAAGTTCTATGGCTTCTTTAGAAATAATATGCCCCGTTTTCCTCAGATGTTTCAGAGTAACATTAAGAGCTTTGAAATTGTGGGAGGTGGAGAGCTCAAATCTGGCTCTGTTACTCGCTGGAAATATTGCCTTG ATGGAAGTCCATTGATGGGAGCAAAAGTGAAGCTGGAAGCTATAGACGATGCAAGGAAGACAATGATTTTTGATGTTGTGGAAGGGGATGTATTGAAGATGTATAAGAGTTTCAAGGCCAAAGTTGAGATTGGTGCTGATTACGTGAAATGGAGTTTGGAGTATGAGAAGGCAAACAACAACATCCCTGACCCAGATGTCTACTTGGATATGGCAGCCAAGCTCTCCAAAGGAATAGATGCTCATCTTTCTAAATAA
- the LOC110610004 gene encoding protein C2-DOMAIN ABA-RELATED 4 — protein MENLLGLLRIHVHRGVNLAIRDVMSSDPYVVVRMGKQKVKTRVVKKNVNPEWNEDLTISIDNPNLPIKIGVYDKDTFSRDDKMGDAEFDIRPFLEVLKMHLEGLPSGSIITRIPASRQNCLAEESQITWVNGKVVQNIFLRLRNVECGEVELQLQWIDIPGSRGV, from the exons ATGGAAAACCTATTGGGGCTTCTCAGAATTCATGTGCACAGAGGGGTGAATCTTGCTATCAGAGATGTGATGAGCAGCGATCCTTATGTTGTCGTCAGGATGGGCAAACAG AAAGTGAAGACTCGTGTGGTGAAGAAAAATGTCAATCCTGAGTGGAATGAAGACTTGACTATTTCCATTGATAACCCAAATCTTCCAATCAAGATT GGAGTTTATGACAAAGACACATTCAGCCGAGATGACAAAATGGGAGATGCAGAGTTTGATATCCGTCCATTTCTGGAAGTTTTAAAGATGCATCTGGAAGGCCTCCCCAGCGGAAGCATAATAACAAGAATCCCAGCAAGCAGGCAAAATTGCCTAGCTGAAGAAAGCCAAATTACCTGGGTTAATGGCAAGGTGGTCCAGAACATATTTCTTAGACTGAGAAATGTAGAGTGTGGCGAAGTGGAACTCCAGCTGCAGTGGATTGATATTCCAGGTTCTAGAGGTGTCTAG
- the LOC110608491 gene encoding probable calcium-binding protein CML23, producing MARLDHTSLVGSMDEIRQIFNKFDKNGDGKISSSEVIDSLGELGTKISTEEVHCMMQEFDKDGDGHIDLDEFVDFIQRGGTGSGAEGTTQPDGDKELKDAFDLYDIDNNGLISASELHKVMRMLGLKSTLRDCTNMIHQVDQDGDGNVNFEEFKKMMTNGIV from the coding sequence ATGGCGAGATTAGATCACACAAGTCTCGTCGGCTCCATGGACGAAATACGACAAATATTCAACAAGTTCGACAAGAACGGCGACGGAAAGATCTCATCTTCCGAGGTTATAGATAGCTTGGGCGAGCTCGGCACCAAAATATCAACCGAGGAGGTCCACTGTATGATGCAAGAGTTTGACAAGGATGGAGATGGCCACATTGACCTTGACGAGTTCGTTGACTTCATTCAGCGCGGAGGAACGGGTAGCGGCGCTGAGGGAACAACGCAGCCCGACGGGGATAAGGAGCTCAAGGACGCTTTTGATCTGTACGATATTGACAATAATGGGTTGATTTCGGCAAGTGAATTGCACAAAGTTATGAGGATGCTTGGGCTTAAGAGCACGTTGAGAGACTGTACCAATATGATCCACCAGGTCGACCAAGATGGCGACGGCAACGTCAATTTCGAGGAGTTTAAGAAGATGATGACTAACGGGATAGTGTAA